A single Ciona intestinalis chromosome 14, KH, whole genome shotgun sequence DNA region contains:
- the LOC100177822 gene encoding uncharacterized protein LOC100177822, with product MTSMKISVLLLGYICATVAATSVSSLGASNCTRIPRKSRVVKYVDWPFTLNCNDVTSRDWLTAYNISLSPDAALTCYIRHPDQHYYSTETSITLNGSSSILTTYTVTQRYSTYCVSLEVEIELRPLPHHTCGEDVITALRGTSNIIFVESEISGKPLIFECEPAANAAADAVLPPAVQSSQITTKWIRTPVRKLSGSTSALQVAQPNQTCSDLPVYYLTNLKVRLLERHNKPKALEITGQDFYDPAVYTCMVQYGGQTAYISHAALCIKQKVSNNKKPNIMCTGSRNFFQDDSLTVSCTVTTKLGELKPDELEITWTKGTSTFCTKSDLLSSTAPSSGGHNSQCGLEDFTNTKKICFWRQPASNEVQPSSNTFKAYLTFNKMKVSDAGTYHVSVLYKGIPSDPATFTLVFDRTRMLVKMAAGLTVCLVVMVSLIVLWLVYRRYRFRIKLRWRRHFGKYQDDDKKNIVVLSYYYDCDLADETRKATETIITCIKQQLNSMQYKYYDSHEDLQAGGFSVSSLLQRLDDSHRMIIILTEEYIRDRWSKFEAEQGLINMENNRTKLIFVRVKGVKKALQGVEDFPSGLSDALKTARNIRWKPGMNSNLFKESVAYALPNLKRSPTPTTNNPSVNYVKLASCDESLASPVNGCASCV from the exons ATGACAAGTATGAAGATATCTGTGTTATTACTCGGATACATTTGTGCAACTGTTGCAGCAACTAGTGTTTCCAGCCTAG gtGCCAGCAACTGTACTCGTATTCCCCGAAAAAGTCGAGTTGTTAAATACGTGGACTGGCCATTTACATTAAACTGTaatgatgtgacgtcacgagatTGGTTGACTGCATACAACATCAGTTTAAGCCCTGACGCTGCACTGACT TGTTATATTCGACATCCTGATCAGCACTACTACTCTACAGAAACAAGTATTACACTAAACGGTAGTTCTTCCATACTCACGACATATACAGTTACCCAG CGTTATTCAACTTATTGCGTATCTCTTGAAGTTGAAATAGAGCTTCGTCCTTTACCACATCACACATGCGGTGAAGATGTTATTACTGCATTACGAGGTACCTCAAATATCATCTTTGTAGAATCCGAGATATCAGGAAAACCTCTGATCTTTGAGTGTGAACCAG cgGCAAATGCAGCCGCAGATGCGGTTCTTCCGCCTGCAGTACAAAGTAGTCAAATAACTACAAAATGGATTAGAACTCCAGTTCGAAAACTCAGTGGTTCAACATCAGCATTGCAAGTTGCACAACCCAACCAAACTTGTTCAGATTTAccagtttattatttaactaaTCTAAAAGTTCGATTGTTGGAACGACACAATAAACCAAAAGCCTTGGAG ATAACTGGTCAAGACTTTTATGATCCAGCAGTATATACTTGTATGGTGCAGTATGGTGGCCAGACAGCTTATATCTCTCATGCAGCACTTTGCATTAAGC aaaaagtttcaaacaataaaaaaccgAACATAATGTGTACTGGCAGTCGCAATTTCTTCCAGGATGATTCTTTAACTGTATCATGTACTGTGACTACCAAGCTTGGTGAATTAAAACCAGATGAACTTGAAATAACTTGGACCAAA GGAACTTCTACTTTCTGCACTAAATCTGATCTTCTAAGCTCCACAGCCCCATCTAGTGGTGGCCATAATTCACAATGTGGACT TGAGGATttcacaaacacaaaaaagatTTGTTTCTGGAGACAACCTGCATCTAATGAAGTTCAACCATCAAGCAACACTTTCAAAGCCTATCTCACATTTAA tAAAATGAAGGTTTCAGACGCCGGTACTTACCATGTATCAGTGCTGTACAAAGGTATTCCGAGTGATCCTGCTACCTTTACACTTGTATTTGACCGGACCAGAATGTTGGTCAAAATGGCCGCTGGTCTTACAGTTTGTCTCGTGGTTATGGTGTCACTAATCGTTCTGTGGTTGGTTTATCGGCGCTACCGCTTCCGTATCAAACTCAGATGGCGCCGTCATTTCGGAAAGTATCAAGATG atgatAAAAAGAACATAGTTGTCCTTTCTTATTACTATGACTGTGATCTGGCTGACGAGACCAGAAAAGCGACGGAAACAATCATTACTTGCATTAAACAACAACTTAATTCAATGCAATACAAGTATTATGACAGTCATGAAGATTTACAAGCTGGCGGAT TTTCAGTAAGTAGTTTACTTCAGAGATTGGACGACAGTCATCGAATGATAATTATCCTTACAGAAGAATATATTAGAGACCGTTGGTCCAAGTTTGAAGCTGAGCAG GGATTAATTAATATGGAAAACAACCGCACAAAACTGATTTTCGTTCGAGTGAAAGGAGTCAAAAAAGCTTTACAAGGCGTTGAAGATTTTCCATCTGGTTTATCGGATGCATTGAAG ACTGCACGAAATATTCGCTGGAAACCTGGAATGAACagcaatttatttaaagaatcagTCGCGTATGCACTGCCGAACTTGAAGCGATCGCCCACCCCTACTACTAACAACCCATCTGTCAACTATGTGAAACTAGCTAGCTGTG atgaATCTCTTGCTAGCCCTGTAAACGGTTGTGCTAGTTGTGTGTAA